A segment of the Elaeis guineensis isolate ETL-2024a chromosome 6, EG11, whole genome shotgun sequence genome:
CACTGAcgtctctcctctttctttttccatcctcctcttcctcctcatccCCTTCTTCTCTTCATCATCCTCTATCTCCAAGTCCTTCTCCCTCCTTTCCTTTCTCCTCTCccacttctccttctcctccaagCTTACCCATGTACCTCTCCACGATAGCTCTCACCATCTCCGCCCCTTCTTCGGTGACCTATCCTCCTCCCCTTCCTATCCacttttttttcattcttctcCTTCTCCAAGCTCACCAATGACCCCTCcttcccctcctctttttcttcatCTACTTCTCTTCCtgctcctcctgctcctccaagcCCATTTATGAGCCCTCTCCTTCCATGATAGCATCCTCCACCTCCACACGTCTTACCGGtgaaccttcttctctctcctccccctccttccctttcttctctcccacttctcctcctcctcctccaagcccacccatctcctcctcctctatcTCCGTTTAAcccctctttcttcttcctctcctttctctttACCCACTTCTTCTCATCATCTTCCTCCTCCTTTAAGCCTACCCATGAATGATCTCCCTTCTTCCCCATCTTCTTCCTCCTAaccctttctccttcttctctccttccttCTCTAATCTCACTTATGAGCTGCTTGATGCTGTTCTTTCCTTCCACGCTAACCTCCACGATCCTATCTCCCCCCTCCATGGCAACTCCATCCACCTCCATCTCTTCCTTTCCGATTATCCATtcaatataaataaaaggtattttcatctattaaaataaaaaaataacaccGTTAGTTGGTAAGTGAACGGTAGGACGACATtggaatattttgaaaatttgaaaaattagttTGACATGTTTTAAAGTCGAAGGATTATAAGTAAAATTGGATTAAAGTTGAGGAGGTAttcctataattttttctaaactttATAACCACTAACCAAAAATATCACTaactgaaaaataaattacattgatATTGTATTATAACCACTTATTTTTGATAAATGTTCATGAGTGCTATTATAAGATTTAATAAGATTACAAGAAGAATATTTGATACAGATTGGATGATTGTTTATCCATATTTGTATCGGTTGTTCTGCAATGGATATAAATATtttgaatattaaatttttatctacaTCCGTATAGATTAAATACAAAAATAGATCCAGATATTGTCAAATTCCTTTCAATCCTGATAAATATCCGCATGCTTATCAGCAAACTTCACCCAAACGAACTAATTTTCATTGGTGAGCCGACTTCGATATCAAACTTACGCTGAGAGAAGGAATAAACGAGCACCATGTGCATTTTTACAAgagatttatgaaaaaaaattaaaacatctttactaaaatatgattagaatctattatatatatatatatatagacacacaaatGAAAATTTCAAACCTGTCTTATGTCCAGCGCACCGTGTCTCCTGGAACAATGATCTCTTGATTTCTTTAGACAATGAGGGGGTGTTTGGTTTGCAATCGGAATCAAAATATTAATGAAAATCAGAATGAtttggaatcggaatcagaatggccaaattctctgaagcatttggttcatgaccggaatcggaatcagaatcgaaattggaataaaaaattgaatccatagaagagagtagggattgagttctatatagattgagtcatTCCCATTCCACTccagaatcggaatcggaatgagactcctcccaaccaaacggttggaatgagagtcacccattccgattttgattccaaATCCTCATTTCCTCTAACCAAACATCTCCTAAatcttaaataaattatattcttataACCAAAATAAGAATCAAGTCTTGAACGATCAGCATCTCAGAAGTATCTTTTCCTATGCTAATGTTAAGAAATTTTTAGAACTTTTCTACACTAAATCTTAtgattttcatgctaaatcttagGTCCCAATCCTGAAAAATTGGTATTTAGGCCaacttttttttctctaatatgTAACACTAGCATGAATCATCTCTCCCATGTGCAATACACAGGCTTAGAATTATATGTAACATATATCATGGAAATTTACGACATCCATAATTGATTTTTTTTGGGGTAATATGCCTAGGTTTTTGCGTAGCATTTATAATTACTTCATATCTAGTAACTGTAGGGGTGAAACTGGAACAGATACCAACATAACCATATCCACATTTATTTTAttagatatatataaatataaatatggatattatttgaatacaaatattcatatacatatttattttaaatggatatggatacaatttggatactgaaagtatggatataattatacaTATaagttaaataattaaaatttatatttatagaattaaaaatattactaaatacaTGATAAATTAAATGAATAGTATATTTATGTGgttgtatatattttttaagaattaATAAATATCATgtaaaattatatagaattacagatagatttggatattcagatatggatcgatatttatctatccatatccatatatatatatatatactttttatgaatatgaatattaataagatccttaaatttttatttatatccaaATTGACTCAAATACGAAAATAAATTGGGATGAATATCCTACACCACTTTCACGCCCAGATAACTTTGACTTGCCCAAAGAAACGCCTTTGTTGCAGCCTAGATGGTAAATTCGTCTACCTTGCTCTACAGCCGGTTTTGTCGCAGGGAAGTTAATAAGATTTGAAGGACTTGGATAGGTTTTGTTACATCATGAGTACCAAACAGCTTAACTGGATCACTCACAACAAGTAACCAGTTAATGCATATCCAAACAGGCCCTGGATACAAAACTGACCACATGCTTTGATAAGTAGCATCGTAAGACAATTGTCTCAGACTCGATGCTCTCCCTTAACTAGCCTGGAACATCATCATGAAGCTAATTACAacttagcctttttttttttttttttttttttttggttgcttAACATTAGCCTCACGCCAAAAAGTGAGCTAGAAAAGCAGACTCTCTGAAAAACCAATTTTTTGCTTTATGTATTTTGTAGGAAAGTATAgagtatttaaaatattattatcgtaattttaagagagagagagagagagagtgcagCATTGGTTGTCTTATATCGTGAACTAAACCTTTTCATTCTTCAGATCACTATATTTTCGaactaagcaaactgaaaaaccAAACTTCCTTTTTCCAATGAAAAGCACAGAACACAGAAGTTTTGCAGGCAATATCCACTTATTGATCAACTTGATCAACGGTGAGAACTTTTCACAACCAGCATTTTGCAGTGCAAAATTATTACATGGGAATAATGGAACGCCAGGGTGTGCTCCTGAAGTTCTCACACTTGTCCAGTTTTTGAGTCCATTTAAGGAAATAAGATCAGCACTAAAACTTCCCTGTTTGTATTAAAAACCAATGAAAATCTGAGGCAACATCCAGGCTCTAGGGAATAGAAGAATGACTGACAAAAACCCATACAGAGAAGGATTGGTTTTCTAATTTAACAAGTATTTTTGGTCTTTTATAGAGGCGGGTCCCTGATTAGCATTCAATTCTATGCAATCTCAAACAAATAAACTAGTGAGTGAACAAACATGAGCCAAGATTTATTCAGAAACAATGTGATGCCATGGTAAGTGAATCAGCCTAAATTACCTATAGTTGGAAGACATTTTAGATGATTCTTTCCTCATTTCATTTACGACTTCATATCTTGAATGACGATAGAGGCAGCATTACGACCAGGTGCCCCCATTACACCACCTCCAGGGTGTGCACCACTCCCGCATAAATACAGCCCCTTCAGAGGTGTTCTGTAATCCGACCTGTGTGGAAACAACTGTAAGTGGATCTCATAACCCAGGGCAAAAATGAAGGTGGATGGGTGCCTGTTAATGGAAGTCTTTGAAACTATACAATATCAAAGTAGGAAATTGCATTAAGAGGAAATAGTTGTCTAATCACAGCATACGGTGTTATTGACAATGCTGATCATACCATCGCTTGACAGGTCGCAACAAGAATAGAGAATCCAATCCCATGGCACCATGAAAGATATTCCCTCCTGTATAATTTGTTTGAATCATAAGATAATTAATATTAGTAAATAAGGAAATGTTTTATTTGAATGATGCTTCTAATTTCGAGCACATGTTGAATTAAATGTAAATCCATTTGGTGAAAATTTACCAGTCAGGCCAAACTCATTTTCAAGATCAGGTGGTGTCAACATGTCATAGCCGACAATTGATGAGCAAAATCCTGGTGCATATTCATCGATCAACGAGAAACATCTTTTAGCAAATGATTCCTGAAAATGACATGCTTGTAAATTAGTACAAGCGTCCTTGAAAAATTGGTTTTCAACATGCTGACAGATGCAACACAACATTGAAGTTGCCATCACCTCACCTCCATCAATAGTGCAAAGATGTAAAGAAATATCTGGGTCAGTCATACTGCAttgagtaggatgataattatctTTACTAAAAGGTATATGCTGGTTCAGACAAAAACAAACTTAACCATGAACCAGTTGTATGAAATATCTGAAGCTGCAATGCTCTCCAGAGACAACGATAAAAATATGCACCATGTCTACAAAGCATGCACAACATATAAGGAGTTTCAATCCAACTCACTCGGATATTAGCATCTTTCCAGCTGCCTTCTGAAAGTTTGTAAGGTGTATATTGGATAAAAAGATTTATCACATGCTGACCTAAAACAAAAGGATGTGtcctttattaatcaaattagCATAGAATGGATGGAATACATTAAAAAGGAAAATACTAATGCCAAAAGAAAGTTTttgactagttttgaactgaatTTATCACAAGTAACTCTACACGTTGCTTGACATTCACACTAAATTGAAGATATACTTTTAGCAAGAACAAGTCTATGTCAATATTGCATTCCCTGTCAACGATATCACAACATTCTATACATGCCATAAATGGTcggatctctccctctctttcaatcaaccaaaaaaaaaagaaagaagaaagttcTATATATGTCATTTATAAGGTTTAAAATTAAGCAGCAAATATGAAATAGCAAGAATCATACATTATGAGTAAAAGAAGTTTAGATGAACTCATTTCCCTCTGTGATGTTGAATCATCTCAAGTACATGAACTCCAGACTTGACATCATGACTAAAAGAAGTTTAAATGCCACATAAAGAGTTCTCAACTCCAAATTCTATGTTATAGTATTTAATATATTCTCACAGCCCAAAAAAAGAGGGGCAGGACAAATGACTAAGCAGCCAAACTGGCTGAACCAAAAGTATAGGATGAAAGCATCAGAAGGAAATATTCTCTTCTCACTTTTACATACGTATGTAGATAAAATCTAGATAAGCTAATAAATTGGAAAGCTATCTGTTAACTCTTGAATATTTTTACATAATAAAAGAATATAATGATACTGGAATTCTTCCAGATCACATCTACATGATAATTTTCTTGATATTAGTACATCAAGTACCTAAACATCTTGTCAAATAAGCTAAATCTTATGGTAGGATTGACAAAACAACAATCCACTATAAAAGCAGCAGACACAAATTTGTCATACCAGGTGGAGAAATGGTTCTGTCCAAAACAGAGGGGATTGTCATTTCAATAAGAGGTCTTCTTGATGGTACACCAGTCAAGGCATCTTTGTATGCTAAATCAATTTCTTCCATGCTTGAGAAAAAAGAGTAAATCAAAAGGTCACAAAGTAATCTTAAAACCAATATCTTCCAGGCACAAATTTTTGAGGTAAATACTGAATACGTTACATCCAAGTAAACAAACAAAATTTTCCACAATAATGACATAATGTGCTGTAGCATATGAATAGATTTGTTCAAACTAAAACGAAGAAATGCCAAACATGATCAACCAGCTTGTGTCACCTCTTTCGAGCTTCTATAGCATGCACAATGCACATGTTTTGGGATCTTTTAATAGTTAATGGTGGAAAAGATTCCTATAGAAAAACATACATCGACAAAAGATTTAGCTTTTGCCAGTCAGGTTTTAAATATGGTTGGATGGGGCCATCCTGGTTTCTCTGTGAAATAAGACGCCCTGTGCACTGACACTCCAGACAATGGATGTCCCATCTCATCTTGGTCCATTTCCCAACTTGTGCCATTTTGACACTTGAGGTGTGATGCCACGCCTCCCTCTGGTATTTAAAACCATGCTTGTTGGAAGAAATGATGAATCCAGGTGATTTAAATAGGTAGCATCATGCTTGATAGTTATGTTTATGGTCATGATTGTATATGGATTGCTAAAACGAGAATTCAcattaagaataaaaatataaaagaaaaatttacaAGTTCTAACAGCTGATAACAGAACTAAAATGAAGAAATGAAtgataaccaatcatgtcttttCATGCTTTCAAGTTACTGCAGTACCTATTATCAGTGAGAGAAAAACATGGCAGCCTATATCCAACAAGCTTGATGCTCActtgttagtaaattaatagaggtAACAAATCTTCCAGTTGACAGATATTGACCATGAGGCATCAGATTTTCAGCCCATGTAACTGAAGAATTAACAGAAAAAAGTGAGACATACTTTGGTCTATGTACCAGAGTAAAAACTTGGGATGGGAATTAAAATTAGCAAATGCCTTGTCAGAAGGCTTCACTTCCCAACCACTTTACCAAGTTTATATCCATATACCTGCATACCCGAGACTATCATCAGCAGACGACAGACCAGATTCTTTAGTATCAGGTATTATACATTTAAGCTTCTGCCGTTAATGCATGAAAATATCAGTGCAATTAAGCAATCATTTTTACTGAAATAAGTAGCAAGTATTTGGACTTACAGAGATGCAGATTCTCTATAAGAAGAACTGGATGAAGATATGAAACAAGTTGTAGAGTACAATACATCAACAGTCAAACAGTAAATCTGAAAACTTTCATACTCTGAGCATACCTCTCAGATCCAATGTGTATGGTGCCAATATGTTGAGGACCTGCCTGTGAAGGATTAGGCTTGCAACACTGAAACTGTGGCAACTTATCAACAGCCAGGTTTATTTTTGTTGTTCCCTGTCCATTTAAAAACATGCAAATTTAAGTTTACATCATCCAAACTGTATATATGCCTCAGGAATTGGGGAAGATTTACATATATTCATTAACATAGTGTTATACAACCTAGGGCTGGGATTGCAAAAAATGCAAGTTCTGAGAACTAAGATGAAAGTCTAATGAAAGCTGGTGTAGTAGTTGTTGTAAAAGTACAAGATCCATGAGTTTCTACTTGTGGTTGACGTGCGCTGACAGTCAATTTTAGGCTCTTGATTGTTTTAAGCagtaaatatgaaatatatttggTTTCCAACAAGAGACCCATTATCTATTTCACATGTAGATGTGAAATGCAAAAAGGGTAAAAATCTGAGAAATGTGAAGAGGGTAAAATGATCAAAGAAACTCTTCCAAAGcctaaatctgaattttaatttgaaaaagaaggatAAGTAATATAAATGAAATGATATACACAGTAGGATGGCCAATAGATAGCAAACTAACTATTTCTGTATCAAGAATCTGTTAGCACAAAAATGAATAAGAAGATAAGCAAATTCTATAGAATCAAAATTCGGTGAAGGAAATCAGAATTGGAGATATGCTTCTAGTGAGTCGTGTAGATGCTGCAAGATTTTAGATTAACAAGTTAAATAAAAAGAATACATGCATGTTATGACCTAGTAGTGGAAATGCAAATGGCTTATGCAGTAAAGATGGAAAGATGAGATTGGTTGTACTAGGAAAAATAAAATGAAACTCGGTTTAAGGTTATACGGATGTGCATGATCAAGATTATAGAGGGGGAAATTTACTAAATGATTGTAAATGAAAGAAATCCCATGAATAAATCGATGGAAGTTGTGAAAAAGTACTTGAACATGCTTGAATTCGACTTATATGACCATTAAAAGAAACAAATGGCAAAGAAGGATTGACAAAACTATGCCGAACAAAAAAGCTAAGGCTTATTATGGGTATGGAATGACAATTTATCATGTATAAAATGGTTGCTGGTTGATCTGAGTTCTCTCAATAGATTGCATGAGGCCGACTTTTTTGAGGGAAAAAACTATATCAAAAAAGCCTGTTGCCAGCAACTAACTTTTTGTGTGATTTGGTCTAGTACGACAAAAGCCTAAGAATGCCTCAGCAAGTATATAGCATCTTAAATTTGTGAGGAAGTGTACAAAGAGTCAAGAGAGAGATTTTTAGTGAATTTGTCTTGAAGATCCAAAGAAGGATTTTAAAGAGAAATATTAGGAGGATGCGCAGATTAGGAATCAAAGCAAGGTGGTGCCCATATACCATATTGCAAAAGGGTATTTTGTTTAAATGCAACAAAAAACTTAAATTCACCTTATTTCATGACACAGAAtccttccttttttatttttctctctatatCTCCATCAGTTTCCTAAAGCTGATGTATTGCATCATTTTAATTCGAAAATAAGAGGCTGTAGTTCGATATATCAAGTTGTTCACTTTGAGAAAATAAGGCTAGAGGCAAATATCTAGCTAAATAAAGGATGCTTATATATGCTGCACGAACATTCCATTTCTTGGAATGTTACTAATTCCACCAAGACAGGCAATAACGAAGTAATTATTTCAATATGAAGATAAATTATCCAGCAAACACTTATGAATTTATAATGTTCGGACTTTGGATAAGTtcataaaaaaaagtaaaaagaattGTTATCATATCATTGTATTAGATCTTTCATAAGGTAGAAATAACATTATACATGAGGACCTTACTGAGCTGTAGTCGGAGTTCTTTATAGCACAAATGAAATCTTCAGGAAGGACATTTGGAGGTACTAATTCCTGCAATAGAAAAGATACATTGTAAGTTCACTTGGCAATACGATGCTGACTATTTCAACAATACATCTGCACCTTAAGCATCACATCAGGAATGGCTGTGGAGAAAACATCATAATCAGCACATAAAATATACCACAAAAGTTCGATAGGGGGTTGCATTTGATAGAACAACTGATGAATGCACCTCGGTACCATCTACCAGTGCTACCTGGGTAATTGCATCAAATGCACAAAGGTTACAATAGCTTGATCAAATATATTTACAAGGATCCAATAAGATAGGACTCACCCCTGTTACTGCTCCAGTGTTCTCATTGATTATTatttgagcaacctaatcaaCAACACTGGAATATTTAACATAACAAGAAATTGAAAAAGTTGCACCAATAGAACAGGAACGAAACCAGAACAGGTTTTTGGTACAGATATTACAAAAGGAAGCAAAGATGAACAACTATGGCATCTTATGTTTCACTGATGAGACTAAACATCAAATAATTACCTAATGAATCTAAAGATGACCATATATCATGCACCAAGTTAAATGGCGATAAGAAAAGAATAGAAAAGTACAACTTCAACCTCTAGGCTACTTCTACAGGAAGCATAAAGGAAAGGATATCAATGGTCAACGGAAGTATACCTCTGCATCTGTTACAATATGAGCCCCAGCTTCACGTGCTGCATTACTTATAGCCAGTGACACTGAGCCCATTCCACCTTCAACATACCTACAACAtgatactttttttaaaaaaatatttccttTACACATGATATAGTAGAACTTTCATTGGTTAGGTGTGTGCTTTTCTTTTTTACTACCCATGCATTATGGAAAAGATCACTTCCACAATACACTATATGACAGAAGAAAATAGTTGTAACACATCGACAGATTATGTGTGATACCATAAACTTGTTCCTTTATATCATATGAGGCACAAGGCTAACAACTGTTAGCTCAGTTGATTGGCACCTGTCCCCTAAGGGCTTGCCTTTGGAGGAGGTCCAGGATTCAAATCCTGGGTATTTCTCCACAAACAGATGAGGCACAAGGATTAACCAGTTGATCTCCACCAGCTGTTGATAGGTAAACTGACTATCTTTACCAAGTTTCACATGTAGCAATTAGCATATCACATGTGGGaatttgatctgattcaataaGCCAACTGCTTCCAACCaaatttagttgggtttggatcaagaaaaattcACATTGGATCAGGTCCAGATAAGGATTTCCAACATAAAATCATATGGGCTGGACTCAGGTCAAAGACCATTTTGGGCCATCAAGGTGTCAGTTTAATGGTTTGTCAAATTCCACACTTGCTAATTTATGCTTATCAGCTTTAGCAATTGATGCACAGGCCAGCCGAATAGCCCAGTTCTAATgagaagaatttgaaatgatatatAACTCCAATGGCCACAATGAATCTTAACAATATTATGTTTATTAAAACCCTAAAAAGCAGCTGCTTTCATGACATGCCTCATCTTCAAAATATTACCTCTCTAGGTAATCCACAACCAGAAACTAATTTACATCTCTCAGAGTAgcacaagtctctctctctctctctctctctctctctctctctctttctctctgacaCATACACATGCAGAGACATGCACAGACACCTTAGAAAGCTGTGTATTCCAAAGTCTTTAATGTTCTACAAACTATACTATCCAAAATGCAAACTATTTAAGAATTCAAGTAATCAATATATTAGTTTGGATTCTAAATATGGTACTTCTGCAATTCGTTAATGATCTAACATAATATCTGGGTTCTTGCATGTCAGTCATATTTAGAAATTCAAGACTCTGATGCTTGACTTTGCATACAgagacatatatacatatatgtatatgaatgtaTATTTTAATACTGAAAGAAGCTAATGTGTGTAGGTTTAAGTTGTTGGTCAAGATTGACAGTTTGTGGACCAAGTCTGATAGGGACAGGTCAATCAGATGAGGTTCTGTAAAAGAGGTTAACCTACTAGCAGGTCAGGTTCCAGTCTGAGTCAAGCCTATAGTTGTTAGAATGAGATGCTGACACTACCAGCCTATCTTATGTCAGGTAACTAATTGTCTGAAGCTAACATGCTGATATAGAAGGAACCTGATGTGGTTGGGTTAAGTTGTTGGTGGCAATTGATAGTTTGTGGGACAAGTCAATAAGGTGAGGTTGCGTAAAAGAGGTTAACCTACCAGTCAGCCAGATTCAGGTCCCAGACAATCCTATAGTTGTTAGGATGAGATGCTGACCACTACCACTGTAGTATGCCAGGTAATTAATTGACTAAACCTAACAAACCGATCCtttgctgctgttgctgctgctccTGTCTTGTGTTTGTACGATCCTTAAAACTATACCACCTGTTTCATAATTACCAAATTCAAGCTTATCATGAACCATCATGGAATCAAGCAGAACAAGTGGACTCTATAAACTGCACAAATTTAACTTGCTGCACTAATAAATGAATAAAGACATCAATTCCTTCATCTTCTCAACTAAACACAAATCACATGGTACAAGTGCCCACCCCATGATGGCAGCACTTGTCCAGTTGATTTTCAGAACTAGCAACTGACAAAGGAAGTTTGATGTCCATAAAATAAACTTGGCCAAAGTTTGGTGGTCAACCTCACAAAGTACCATTAGGAGAGAACAGTTGTTGAAAGTTAACTAATAACAAGTCTTACAAGAAAAATCACCCAAAACCGTAAAGGTCTGTATCATCCCTCTAACATCTTCTAAGATTTAAGGTATCTTCCCTGATCATTTGCATTGTTGGGCCTCCTCATATTTAGCATATTATTCGTTGCTTGTTTTTGCTTTCAGAATTGCATTGGTACATGACAAAATCAGAACCCTTGTCTATGTTACTT
Coding sequences within it:
- the LOC105060099 gene encoding uncharacterized protein isoform X1, whose protein sequence is MAFRRGFASSAAASLSKRRWDAVVVGGGHNGLTAAAYLARSGLSVAVLEKRHLVGGAAVTEEIVPGFHFSRCSYLQSLLRPSVIRDLELGRHGLKLLRRNPSSFTPCLDGRYLLLGPDGDLNHSEIAKFSKKDAMTYPRYEKQLQKFCEFMDFLLDSPTPEIRHDVPSLLGQLNAKLHVSAFWSRCLHRVVNLGQKDMLDFMDLLLSPTSKVLNNWFETEVLKATLATDAVIGSMASVHTPGSGYVLLHHVMGETDGERGVWSYVEGGMGSVSLAISNAAREAGAHIVTDAEVAQIIINENTGAVTGVALVDGTEVHSSVVLSNATPYRTFVELVPPNVLPEDFICAIKNSDYSSGTTKINLAVDKLPQFQCCKPNPSQAGPQHIGTIHIGSESMEEIDLAYKDALTGVPSRRPLIEMTIPSVLDRTISPPGQHVINLFIQYTPYKLSEGSWKDANIRESFAKRCFSLIDEYAPGFCSSIVGYDMLTPPDLENEFGLTGGNIFHGAMGLDSLFLLRPVKRWSDYRTPLKGLYLCGSGAHPGGGVMGAPGRNAASIVIQDMKS